In Musa acuminata AAA Group cultivar baxijiao chromosome BXJ3-11, Cavendish_Baxijiao_AAA, whole genome shotgun sequence, one DNA window encodes the following:
- the LOC103972585 gene encoding protein G1-like7, which translates to MESAEPWRGEARPPQAEPSRYESQKRRDWNTFVQYLRNHKPPLVLSRCSGAHVIEFLRYLDQFGKTKVHVPRCAFYGHPSPPGPCACPLRQAWGSLDALVGRLRAAYEESGGSPDTNPFAARAIRIFLHDVRESQAKSRGIPYDKKKRKRAAAAAGQGHAGGKPSSSSSTALSGDSSDSGTGEGPGASLLGSFTS; encoded by the coding sequence ATGGAGTCGGCGGAGCCGTGGAGGGGTGAGGCAAGACCGCCTCAGGCGGAACCGAGTCGGTACGAGTCGCAGAAGCGGCGAGACTGGAATACCTTCGTGCAATACCTGCGGAACCATAAGCCGCCGCTGGTGCTGTCGCGGTGCAGCGGTGCCCACGTGATCGAGTTCCTGCGGTACCTGGACCAGTTCGGGAAGACCAAGGTGCACGTCCCCAGGTGCGCCTTCTACGGTCACCCGAGCCCGCCGGGGCCCTGCGCCTGCCCCCTGCGCCAGGCCTGGGGCTCCCTCGACGCCCTCGTCGGCCGTCTCCGCGCCGCCTACGAGGAGTCCGGCGGCTCCCCCGACACCAACCCCTTCGCCGCCCGCGCCATCCGCATCTTCCTCCACGACGTCCGCGAGAGCCAGGCCAAGTCCCGCGGCATCCCTTACGATAAGAAGAAGCGGAAGCGCGCCGCCGCCGCGGCCGGCCAAGGCCACGCTGGAGGTaagccttcctcctcctcctccactgccCTCAGTGGCGACAGTTCTGATTCCGGCACCGGCGAGGGTCCCGGTGCCTCCCTATTAGGCTCCTTTACTTCCTGA